The nucleotide window ttctacgatcctaccATCGAAATTCGAACAATTTGTGTAGTCCTTTTGGAAATTCCTATATACTTGCTTTTGCAATACTATTTTTTTCCTCTCTTTCTATATTATTCTTTGCATTCCCTGCCCTCTTATAACTGTACCAAACATAAGCTTGATTAGTGTTTGTTCTTTCCAGGTTCCTTGGCATGTTCCTTGTGGAGGTGTGTGCTACGGCGATGGAAATTTAGTTTTCATTGCTAATGATTGGCATACTGCACTGCTCCCTGTGTATTTGAAGGCATACTATCGGGACAATGGACTGATGAAGTACACACGATCAGTGCTTGTTATCCACAATATAGCACATCAGGTACCCTGCTAAGTTATTGAGCTTAGCGTTGTAATTAATTGCATGGTATTTCTTGGTAAATACGCTGTTAACAGCTTTTAGCTGGAGACTGTCTTATATTCATCTAAATCAGTAAAAATCTCACCTAAAAACACTTATCACAGACATGTATCATGTGTGAGGGTGATTTCTATAAGGCAAGATATAAAAAGTCGAGATCTGGGTATGGCTTATACACCAATTTAATTCTTGCTGGTCTTTTCCAGGCATTATATActgttattttttcaaatatgaTGAAGCCTATGGCATCTAGTTTGTCCCCTTTATAAACTTGTCTTTTCACTTTTGGGGATGCTTTAGCTACCCAtcttttttcttcaaaaaaataCAACTTTTTCATCCTAAGCGTTTTCTTCTTTTATGGAAACTTAGACTTTGTCTTTTTGTGAGGTATTGGTTAAATGTCATATACATCACGCGATTACCACCAGAGCCAAGTGAATAGGCAGAGTTTGGTGATTTGGATGTCTGCAACTAtacccttgtaataacaaagttGTTTCCGATTAACCCTTGATTTGGATAAATATATCAGCTTGTCTGGTTTAGTAATCTTGTATCATGTCTTTTCAATATAGGGTGAATGAAGGTGTACAATCTTTCTATAGTTGAAATATTGGCCCATGAGAGCGTTGTCTGCTCATGGGCAGTAACAAATGCTGTTTGATTAAtctagttttgtgtgtcaagaTTTTTTGAATTATCAACCAATTGATACTTGTCAGGGCCGGGGTCCAGTAGATGACTTCTCTTATGTGGACCTTCCTTCACACTATATTGACTACTTCAAGCTGTATGATCCTGTTGGTGGGGAGCATTTTAATATCTTTGCTGCTGGTCTGAAGGCTGCGGATCGTATTTTGACTGTTAGTCATGGATATGCCTGGGAGTTGAAAACACAGGAGGGTGGTTGGGGTTTACATGAGATCATTAACCAGAATGATTGGAAATTGAAAGGGATAGTGAATGGGATTGATGTGACGGAATGGAACCCACAGTTAGATGTTCATTTACAATCTGATGGTTACACCAACTATTCACTCGAGACACTTAAACCCGGAAAAGCACAGTGCAAGGAGGCTTTGCAGAAGGAACTTGGTTTGCCTGTTCGATCGGACGTTCCATTGATTGGTTTCATTGGGAGGCTAGATGGTCAGAAAGGTGTTGACATCATTGCAGAATCAATTCCCTGGTTAAGCGGCCAAGATGTGCAATTAGTCATGTTAGGTACTGGGAGGCCCGACCTTGAACAGATGCTCCGGCAGTTTGAGAGTCAATACCCGGATAAAATAAGGGGATGGGTTGGGTTTTCTGTGAAGACAGCACATCGGATCACAGCTGGAGCCGATATTTTGCTCATGCCTTCAAAATTTGAGCCTTGTGGGCTTAACCAACTATATGCGATGAATTATGGTACTGTTCCAGTTGTTCATGCTGTTGGTGGACTGAGAGATACTGTCCAACCTTTTGATCCATATAATAACACAGGCCTTGGTTGGACATTCGACCGAGCTGAAGCAAATCGTCTGATTAATGCTTTAGGGAACTGTTTATTGACTTACCATCAGTACAAGGATAGTTGGGTAGGCCTCCAAATACGCGGAATGACACAAGATCTTAGTTGGGACCATGCTGCGGAGCTTTATGAGGAAGTCCTCGTTGCTGCGAAGTACCAATGGTGATCTACCATTACACTAAGTTGGCGCAAAAGTCTATTCATTCTACTATAAGAAGGAACTTGAATATGGGTCTGTTAAGTAAATAGGTTGAAGTCAAGATGTGAGCTTCTTGCATTTCTCTGATTGCTGCTTTGAGTGTAATCTCATTCGGTGacactttaaaattgtacatGATAGCGGCGTCAAGCAACAAATGCAAGGAGCGTTTTGTGGAAGAATAATATCACTATATAGAACATTATACAGTCAATCGTGCTCGTTCTTTTGAGTTGTTTTCATCGTTATCCTTTGAATAACAACTTATAGAATGTCGATGAATGGCACTTTGCTGCCTAATAATATTTTGCGCGGAGACATTGTAAAAGGGAAAACTAGATTGTTTTGCTTCCCCACGACTTGATCACAATGCTTTAAGTCAATCGTATCATAAAGGTAGATGTGCAGTCACCAATGGATGTCAGTTGTCAATGCAATTGCAATATGAATACTCTACCATTCCATTGAATTGCAACATTTGTATTTTAAAGTGAGTAACTTTTGTATAgtaaatatagcaaatttaatGGAACAGtaaatatagcaaatttgatGAAACAAATGAAGTATTCTTTATCGCAACTCCGGGCAAGTAGCCTTTTTGTATTAACAACAACCAACGATGGTGGAGCATTCAATTCACTCTTTATCTCTACTTCACTTAAACGTTAAATGACATTCCATGAAAAACTAGTAGCCTTATGTTTATTCACTTTGCAGGCCATAACCTCGTTAATGAGACCAAAGGGTAATTCAAACAGCTTACAAAATTCTTCTAAGAATTTGCTCTTACAACTACAATTAGAACTCCAAATGAAACAGTTTGATGTCGTTTATGTTGAACATTTTAAACATACTCGTAACCTCAAACAAAATACCATGGTTTTAGACAACAAACTCGTGACTAGGAAATCGAATACCCCACCTTTGATTTCTCAACCTAATCAAAAAATAACTCACCCTATTAGCTCATCCATCAAGACCTACAACCCTCGGAGGCAAAATCATGACTTTAGGTGAGAAAGGATCAAACATTTTCATATCAACATGACAAATACACTTTTAGTTATCaaactttcatcaaaaacaagACTAACGCATATTGTGACTCGAACTTTGAGTTTAATAATTCATAGGCCAGATATCTCACATTCAAATACTATATTCTTATAAATTTTTGAGGTTGGTCCTTAGTCAATCTTCGCCCACTAAAAACTTCGCCCTTACCCACAACAAAAGGTAAAGGTAAAAGGACACTCCCAGTATCCCGCACAAAGTAGGTAGGGTTCGAGTGAGGgttttctttttcctgaaagataCGGACAAATCATACCAGTTCTCCCAAGGAGGGAATAAAGAAAGATGCACGCAGTCAAGAAACCCTCAACTGATACCTGCGCCCAGTAGGGATCAAACCCCAAACCTTCTGCTCCACATGCACATGCTCTTTCCATTAAGCCACAAACCCTTACccataaccacaataataaataGTTAAATACTCTTCAAGATCACATAGAGATGcaaatcattcaaattaatataaCACAATTGTCAAAAGTTTACAATTTCCTTTTCAAGATCTCATGATTTCACCAAGAATTTGAAGCACCGAAGTATAAGTACCAAAAATTACAATCAAAACACTAAGTAGTAGAATAGCCAAAATAAGCACCATCTCAACTCCCCATTTAGTGCCTGAAATTTTCAAGTAACACAAACAAGGTATTGTTAATGAAGCCGTAGCACTTAGTAAAGCTCCAACAAGTGACATTAGATACCCAAAGAATGGAACAGACAAAGCTACAATTACTTGTGTAGCTACCAAAATTGTTCTCAACACAATTTTGAatgattttttgttttggtaTGTTGGAAACCAACTTTCTAAAGACATCGCCACTGGTTTTAACATGAGTGCATACTTTGCTAGTGGAATTACCAATGTTGTGAAGATTGCTACATGTGAACCCATTTTTTGCTTCGGAAGGTTTAATGTTATTTGGGATTCCAATTCTGGTCCGAACATTAAATATCCAAGAATTGCCATTATAGCGTAACCAAGGGTACATACGGCAAAACATATAAGCAAGACCTATCATAAATACAAAAATGCACTAAGcagattcaaaaataaaaaatagaagtatattttaGTGTTAGATGCtaataatgaaataaataaagCCAAACCAATACCAAATAATTTGAATAGCATTCCAAGAAATAATGAATTTGACAATAGTGGTGGACGTATTTTGGGCTTATCGCCTTAGGATCAGAGTTTACTATCTACCATtcatctaaattaaaaattttgaattgttaacattttaaaaaaaagttcaatatttaaaataaaaatgtcatTGTCcctctaatttttttgtttctgtgcaattattataattaaatttaaaaattccaTACTTAAAATGCCTAGTGAGGCGCCACTATTTATCACCTCTAATGTGCATGCTGGAAGAATGAAGCTTAAGAAAATAGTTTGTTAGCCAGGCATTCGCATTTACCCTagatttttataaaaacaaataaaaataaacaatttaaacacaatattatatatataaaggacatttttttttttgaaatggcgACGGATTGAGGTCATagctatattttttaaaaatttgctgAAAGGTGGCGACGAGATGGGTCGTGGCCTTTTAGGCAACAACTTGGCATTGCGTCTGAATTTAGTGTCCACTACAACAGCGATGAGCAAAAAAAAGCGTCGCTAAAGCCATTTAGGCGACGCCAGATGCCATCGTTATTGGTGCCTATCTGTGTAGTGTCAAAAAGTAGCGCGCCAGCTACTAGCTAGCTAAGCATGAGCAGAGCATTTACCGTAGaaaattgttgtttgttgtgcATAGAAGTATAGAGAGGAGGAAACACAGGGTGAGCagtataacaaaacatgaacaAACTAACAGCAGTCGGCAATCCATTCAACTTGAACAATTCTCCTTTTGTTTCGAACCCAATTCCTTCGAACGCACCAACCCATATGACCGATATTAGTATCACAAACGAAGCTACAACACCACCAGCAGAGATATACGCAAGTATGCTAAGATCATCTAACCAAACAGTCGGTAAAACAATCAGAGCCACGATTATAATGAAGCTCGATTTTCCGTCGATTGAAATTCCAATCAATTCGACAGTCAAATCGGGAAATAAATTGTTTAAATTGTCGCCCTCTAAAATTAGGGATCCTGTGATAACCATATAGAGATCTGCGTAAAGAACTAGGGTTACCAGAATTTTGCCGATGTTACCAAATGCATGTTCGCCTATATCAGGATATGATTTGATGGTTGGATCGACATCCATGCACCTTTTTACAAGTAAACCCGTGTATGTAGCCGCCATGGATATGATGAAAAGTAAGATTAAGCTCAGCCATCCTCCTGATGCCAATGCATATGGAACCGATAGAATTCCGATTCCTACAGAGTGTCACAGTATTACCACAGAATTAGGATTAAAGTTCATATTATCATGAGTAATGTCTGGTGTACAAATTTGTGTGTCGCAACATCTTGTTTTGTTACATTGAACATATAATGAAATTCTCATCTTGAATTTTTATTGTGCCCATTTTTAGAAAGATTTTATAAGAGTCGTGTTAAAATGGGTCGCGCCAAAAACGAATTCTACTATAATTAGAATGAAGCGGACTATAAAAAGGCATAATAAGGGTCAAAAAAGCCCTTTTAAATAGCATTATTGAtggataattttattattataaatgacaatgacAATAGAGATTATTAATGTTTCTACAATTTaatcattataaatattaatttaattattataaattcatTAATAAGGATTATAATAATTGAGTCAATCTCATGTGCGATGGTTGTACACATGCGACCAACCCACAATCCCAGCCCAACTCCCCTCAATACAATTCCAGCCTATTTAAGTTGTAAAATGCCTAATTCAATAATTATAATGTCTACTTCAAGGCTTAAAATGACAACTCGAAGCTTCAAACTACCAAATGAACTCTTAGAATGTCAATTCCATTTGCCTACTCCAATACTTAAGTTTAATATTGTACTCCAAGCCTAAATTTGCCAATTTCAAGCCTTAAAATGACAATTACAAAGCTTAAATTGCCTAATATAATACTTAAGTTTAATATCCTAATCAAAACCTTAAAATGTCAACTCCAAGActcaaatttttaattacaaaGCTTAAAATGCCTGCTCTATGACTTAAgtactataatttttttatacctTATCCCATTAACTAATATTCCTTCTGTACTAtacatttttaaatgtttattccAAGGCTAAAAATCCTCATTCAATTGATCAAAAGGCCCATCAAATCAAATTCCTCTTAGGCATTTCTTCAAACACTTGGCATGCAAGCTCAAAAAATGAGaactaaatcaaaaatattaatatgataAGTATACATTAAAGCATGgaaaatatacaataataaaaaatttataaaaattctctttaaaaaacaaaataaaggtATCAATTATTTTATGACTTCCATACAAATTAGATCTCAATTATACTTACAAAGGAATACCTATTATACCAATAATTTCTTAACTACTATATTTGATCAAACGTAAACACAAATAATCTTCAAACACAAACATATAACTACTACACTTAGATGATTGAAATGTATCCAATTAAAATGATCTATTTGTAGATGTCATGGGAAAAAATTTAGAAGTCGTACAACTACATAGAGATGGAGGCAAAAATAGATTCATCAGTTGGAGATGTTTCATCATCTCCATCTCCATActtgtcatcatcattatcatcattgtCTTTAACATCAAGCAATGGCTACCTAATGTACATTATAAATTGAAATCTTGATATCATGAAAGAATTCTATCTTGTATAATCAAGCAAACAAAAATACATAGAGACCACTGAAAAAgtaaatcagaaaaaaaaaaggagagagaaagaggacCGGTAAAgtagttttttcttttaattttcttaatggGCTACCAAGCCCAATATAACGTGTGGTCTCACACATAAGACCCTCTCACAAGAGAATtggtgataataataaaaacagtCGGGCTTTGAAAGCGCAACCCTTATAAAGCCCATATTAAGTTTAAAGAGTCCTTATCCGATTCGGCCCATATTTACCTAGGCCTAACCCTGCCTTatccggcccattgaacacccatATTTGTATCGATGAAATAAAGATAATTGTGCATATTTTATAAGTCATTAGAGTCATT belongs to Amaranthus tricolor cultivar Red isolate AtriRed21 chromosome 17, ASM2621246v1, whole genome shotgun sequence and includes:
- the LOC130804504 gene encoding amino acid transporter AVT1I-like — its product is MEGENNDSNKLVDVSEPLLNELEAPNINISIKEGNTSFFQTCFNGLNSITGIGILSVPYALASGGWLSLILLFIISMAATYTGLLVKRCMDVDPTIKSYPDIGEHAFGNIGKILVTLVLYADLYMVITGSLILEGDNLNNLFPDLTVELIGISIDGKSSFIIIVALIVLPTVWLDDLSILAYISAGGVVASFVILISVIWVGAFEGIGFETKGELFKLNGLPTAVSLFMFCYTAHPVFPPLYTSMHNKQQFSTVLLICFAVCTLGYAIMAILGYLMFGPELESQITLNLPKQKMGSHVAIFTTLVIPLAKYALMLKPVAMSLESWFPTYQNKKSFKIVLRTILVATQVIVALSVPFFGYLMSLVGALLSATASLTIPCLCYLKISGTKWGVEMVLILAILLLSVLIVIFGTYTSVLQILGEIMRS